From the Streptococcus sanguinis genome, the window TTGCTCGATAGGGCGGATATTTACTTGGATATCAATCACTGGGGAGAAGTCGACCAGATTGTTCAAAGAGCTATCAGCAAGGGGAAGCCAGTTTTGGCTTTCAGCCAAACTGCCCACCAGCCTGAAGAAAATACTTTACTTTTCGAATCGGACCAACCCCAGCAAATGGCTGATGAAATACGAAAATTATTGAAAGAAAAGTCTAGGACATAAAGGTCCTAGACTTTCTTTTGCAGTCGATATGCATTTTATTAACTTTATTCACCAGCAATGCCATTTGGAATGATAACTTCCTTGAGTAACTGCTCTTCTTCCTTGATACGGACATAGAGTGTGATACAGTAGAGCGGGAAGAGGATAAACAGAGCAAAGTAGGCATGACTGAGCAGGGCCAAACCTACCAATTCTGGAACAACATTCAGGAAATAATTAGGATGTTTGACATTGCGAAAGAGCCAGTGGTCAACAAACTTATGATCCTTAACCAGCATGAGCTTGATGGTCCAAACTGGCCCCAAGAGCTTGGCAACAAGGTAGAGCATAAACATAGAAAAGAGCAACAACACAGCTCCCAATAGGCTCACAAAGTCAAAAGCTGGCTTTTTCAGGAGCAATTCCAGAAAGCAAACCGCATAAAAAAGCATGTGCAGGTACTTCATGATATTTGAGTTTTTCACCCCGTACTCCATACCACCCTTAGCCAGAATATCCTGCTCATTCTGAGAGGATTTCCTCAAAAACACCAAACGAAAAAGTGACACAGCCACAAAAATCACTATATTGATTGTCATAAGACCTCCTAAAATTTAATAATACATTTTATTATATAAGGAATTCCGCAGCAAAGTCAAGACTGTTGTTTACAAAATCGACCAAGATATAAAAAAGCTG encodes:
- a CDS encoding isoprenylcysteine carboxyl methyltransferase family protein produces the protein MTINIVIFVAVSLFRLVFLRKSSQNEQDILAKGGMEYGVKNSNIMKYLHMLFYAVCFLELLLKKPAFDFVSLLGAVLLLFSMFMLYLVAKLLGPVWTIKLMLVKDHKFVDHWLFRNVKHPNYFLNVVPELVGLALLSHAYFALFILFPLYCITLYVRIKEEEQLLKEVIIPNGIAGE